A stretch of the Glutamicibacter sp. JL.03c genome encodes the following:
- the rbfA gene encoding 30S ribosome-binding factor RbfA, protein MADSARAARLAKRVQVLMAQSLRNVIKDERIDNVTVTDARVTNDLQHATVYYTVFGDDQMKKDIAEMLEKRGGALRKELGRNLTIRLTPTLAFVADEIPEGASHLEELLAKAREKDAEVAALREGKDFAGEQDPYKKDEAAEEA, encoded by the coding sequence ATGGCTGATTCCGCCCGCGCCGCACGCCTAGCCAAGCGCGTGCAGGTCCTCATGGCCCAGTCGCTGCGCAACGTCATCAAGGATGAGCGCATCGACAATGTCACCGTGACCGACGCCCGCGTCACCAACGACCTGCAGCACGCCACCGTGTACTACACCGTCTTTGGCGACGACCAAATGAAGAAGGATATCGCCGAAATGCTCGAAAAGCGCGGCGGTGCGCTGCGCAAGGAATTGGGCCGCAACCTGACCATTCGTCTGACCCCGACGCTGGCCTTCGTGGCCGACGAGATCCCTGAGGGTGCCTCGCACCTTGAGGAATTGCTGGCCAAGGCCCGCGAGAAGGACGCTGAGGTCGCAGCTCTGCGCGAAGGCAAGGACTTCGCCGGCGAACAGGACCCCTACAAGAAGGACGAGGCCGCCGAAGAAGCCTAA
- the infB gene encoding translation initiation factor IF-2, with amino-acid sequence MAKPRVHELAKELGITSKEALTKLQDMGEFVRSASSTVEPPVARKLRDAFPGSNNAAAAKPAAAKPATPGAPKPASKPAATPGASTAAKPGAKPAAATPAPAAPATPAAPAPKATPGAPLPGAAPKPGSKPGPKPGAPRPGNNPFSSQQGMRSTDSGERRGQNRDGNRAPRPGAPRPGGPRPGNNPFSSQQGMRGEGGQGGQGGPRPPRDGQRGPRPGGQGQGGPRPPRDGQGGPRPARDGQRSPRPAGQGGPRPAGQGGPRPAGAGAGGPRPGAGAGTTATPRMMPNRTDRPAPAGGGRPGAGGGGRGRPGGGNGGGTGGGFRPGAPRGRGGVGGAFGKGGAGRGKQRKSKRAKRQELEQMSVPSLGGVNVPRGTGDTEIRLRRGASITDFADKIGANPAALVTVLFHLGEMATATQSLDEATFEVLGEELGYKVLVVSPEDEDKELLEGFGLDLEAELEAEGEDVLEERAPVITIMGHVDHGKTRLLDAIRQSNVIEGEHGGITQHIGAYQINHEHEGRDRAMTFIDTPGHEAFTAMRARGAEVTDVAVLVVAADDGVMPQTVEALNHAQAAGVPIIVAVNKIDKEGANPDKVMGQLTEYGLVPEEYGGDTMFVKVSALQKQGIDELLDAVLLTSDVLELKANPDKSARGVAIEANLDKGRGSVVTVLVQSGTLCVGDTMVVGTAHGRVRAMFNENGENLDVALPSRPVQVLGMSSVPRAGDGFLITEDERTARQIADKRETAERNALLAKRRKRITLEDFDKAVADGKIDTLNLILKGDASGAVEALEDSLMKIEVGDDVQLRVIHRGVGAITQNDVNLATVDNAIIIGFNVRPAERVSELADKEGVDMRFYSVIYSAIDDIEAALKGMLKPEYEEVALGTAEIRMVFRSSKFGNIAGSIIRSGTIKRNSKARLVRDGNVVGDNLSIDSLRREKDDVTEVREGFECGIGLGSFNDIKEGDIIETFEMREKPRD; translated from the coding sequence GTGGCTAAACCCCGCGTTCACGAGCTCGCGAAAGAGCTCGGAATCACTTCAAAAGAAGCACTAACCAAATTGCAGGACATGGGCGAATTCGTTCGCTCGGCATCCTCGACCGTTGAGCCTCCAGTAGCGCGCAAGCTGCGCGATGCCTTCCCGGGTTCGAACAATGCCGCTGCTGCCAAGCCGGCAGCCGCGAAGCCCGCAACCCCGGGCGCGCCAAAGCCGGCTTCCAAGCCAGCTGCGACCCCGGGCGCAAGCACCGCTGCAAAGCCAGGTGCCAAGCCTGCCGCTGCCACCCCGGCACCGGCTGCTCCAGCGACCCCAGCAGCGCCAGCGCCTAAGGCAACCCCGGGCGCACCGCTGCCAGGTGCAGCGCCGAAGCCAGGCAGCAAGCCGGGTCCGAAGCCAGGGGCACCACGCCCAGGCAACAACCCGTTCTCCTCCCAGCAGGGCATGCGTTCGACTGATTCCGGCGAACGCCGTGGCCAGAACCGCGACGGCAACCGTGCACCACGTCCGGGCGCTCCACGCCCGGGCGGTCCACGCCCGGGGAACAACCCGTTCTCTTCCCAGCAGGGAATGCGTGGCGAAGGCGGACAGGGAGGCCAGGGCGGCCCACGTCCACCACGCGACGGCCAGCGCGGCCCACGTCCAGGCGGACAGGGCCAGGGCGGCCCACGTCCACCACGCGACGGACAGGGCGGTCCACGTCCAGCACGCGACGGACAGCGTAGCCCACGCCCAGCAGGCCAGGGCGGTCCACGTCCTGCCGGCCAGGGTGGCCCACGTCCAGCAGGCGCAGGCGCTGGCGGTCCACGTCCAGGCGCAGGTGCAGGAACCACCGCAACCCCACGCATGATGCCTAACCGCACCGATCGTCCAGCCCCAGCAGGCGGCGGACGTCCAGGTGCCGGTGGCGGCGGACGCGGTCGCCCAGGCGGCGGCAACGGTGGCGGAACCGGTGGCGGCTTCCGCCCAGGTGCACCACGCGGTCGCGGTGGCGTTGGCGGTGCCTTCGGCAAGGGAGGCGCCGGTCGCGGCAAGCAGCGCAAGTCCAAGCGCGCAAAGCGCCAGGAACTGGAGCAGATGAGCGTTCCGTCGCTGGGCGGCGTGAACGTACCTCGCGGTACCGGCGACACCGAGATCCGTCTGCGTCGTGGTGCTTCGATCACCGACTTCGCTGACAAGATTGGCGCAAACCCGGCCGCACTGGTCACCGTGCTTTTCCACCTCGGCGAAATGGCTACGGCCACCCAGTCGCTGGATGAGGCAACCTTCGAAGTACTCGGCGAAGAGCTGGGCTACAAGGTCCTGGTTGTCTCCCCAGAGGACGAGGACAAGGAACTGCTCGAAGGCTTCGGCCTTGACCTGGAAGCTGAGCTCGAAGCTGAAGGCGAAGACGTGCTCGAAGAGCGCGCTCCAGTCATCACCATCATGGGCCACGTTGACCACGGTAAGACCCGACTGCTGGATGCCATCCGCCAGTCGAACGTCATCGAGGGCGAGCACGGCGGTATCACCCAGCACATCGGCGCATACCAGATCAACCATGAGCACGAGGGCCGCGATCGCGCGATGACCTTCATCGATACCCCGGGTCACGAGGCGTTCACCGCCATGCGTGCTCGTGGTGCCGAGGTCACCGACGTCGCCGTTCTGGTTGTCGCTGCGGATGATGGCGTCATGCCACAGACCGTGGAAGCGTTGAACCACGCACAGGCTGCTGGCGTGCCGATCATCGTCGCAGTGAACAAGATCGATAAGGAAGGCGCTAACCCGGACAAGGTCATGGGTCAGCTCACCGAATACGGTCTGGTTCCTGAAGAATACGGTGGCGACACCATGTTCGTGAAGGTTTCGGCACTGCAGAAGCAGGGTATCGACGAGCTGCTCGACGCCGTCCTGCTGACCAGCGATGTCCTGGAACTGAAGGCCAACCCGGACAAGTCCGCTCGTGGTGTAGCCATTGAAGCGAACCTGGATAAGGGCCGCGGTTCGGTTGTCACCGTCCTGGTCCAGTCCGGTACCTTGTGCGTCGGCGACACCATGGTTGTGGGTACCGCCCACGGCCGCGTGCGTGCCATGTTCAACGAAAACGGCGAGAACCTCGACGTGGCACTGCCATCGCGTCCGGTCCAGGTCCTGGGCATGTCCTCGGTGCCTCGCGCCGGCGACGGCTTCTTGATCACCGAAGACGAGCGCACCGCACGCCAGATCGCTGACAAGCGCGAAACCGCAGAGCGCAACGCCCTGCTGGCCAAGCGTCGCAAGCGCATCACGCTGGAAGACTTCGATAAGGCTGTTGCAGACGGCAAGATCGATACGCTGAACCTGATCCTGAAGGGTGACGCTTCGGGTGCCGTTGAAGCACTGGAAGATTCGCTGATGAAGATCGAGGTTGGCGACGACGTTCAGCTGCGCGTGATCCACCGCGGTGTTGGTGCTATCACCCAGAACGACGTCAACCTGGCTACCGTGGACAACGCCATCATCATTGGCTTCAACGTCCGCCCAGCCGAGCGTGTGTCTGAACTGGCTGACAAAGAAGGCGTGGATATGCGCTTTTACTCGGTCATCTACTCCGCTATCGACGACATCGAAGCAGCGCTCAAGGGCATGCTCAAGCCGGAATACGAAGAAGTGGCCCTCGGTACCGCCGAGATCCGCATGGTCTTCCGTTCCTCGAAGTTCGGCAACATCGCCGGTTCGATCATCCGCTCGGGCACCATCAAGCGCAATTCCAAGGCTCGCCTGGTACGCGATGGCAACGTGGTGGGCGACAACCTGTCGATCGACTCGCTGCGCCGTGAAAAGGACGACGTCACCGAGGTGCGCGAAGGCTTCGAATGCGGTATCGGCCTGGGGTCGTTCAACGACATCAAGGAAGGCGACATCATCGAGACCTTCGAGATGCGCGAAAAGCCACGCGACTAA
- a CDS encoding proline--tRNA ligase has translation MVLKLSTTFLRTLREDPVDAEVASHKLLVRAGYIRRAAPGIYTWLPLGLKVLARVEAIVREEMNAIGGQEVHFPALLPREPYEQTGRWTEYGEGLFRLKDRKDADYLLAPTHEEMFTLLVKDLYNSYKDLPVYLYQIQNKYRDEARPRAGLLRGREFIMKDSYSFNIDDAGLDEAYMAHRGAYLKIFERLGLEVVPVFAQAGAMGGSKSEEFLHPTAIGEDTFVRSPGGYAANVEAVTTVVPEDIDYTDAPAFEVIETPNTPTIDTLVAAANELRPREDRAWEAKDTLKNVVLAITDPEGNRHLVVLGVPGDRQVDEKRLEATIGLALGINGEVAVEQATAEDLKSHPEIVTGYLGPALGLDKQLLGKDTEGAITYLVDPRVVSGSTWITGANEHGKHVFGLVAGRDFAFDGTIEAVNVLEGDPAPDGSGPLRTERGIEMGHIFQLGRKYAEALDLRVLDQNGKLQVVTMGSYGIGVTRAVAALAEAYHDENGLAWPKQIAPADVHIVVTGKGAEMLEAAEKLAAELEAAGQEVILDDRPKLSAGVKFSDAELIGIPTIVVVGRGLADGVVEVKDRVTGERRDVKVDDVVAELTA, from the coding sequence GTGGTTTTGAAGCTTTCCACTACCTTCTTGCGCACCCTGCGTGAAGATCCGGTTGACGCCGAAGTCGCCAGCCACAAGCTGTTGGTACGCGCCGGTTATATCCGCCGTGCGGCCCCGGGCATCTACACCTGGTTGCCGCTGGGTTTGAAGGTCCTTGCGCGCGTTGAAGCTATTGTGCGCGAGGAAATGAATGCCATCGGCGGCCAGGAAGTGCATTTCCCTGCGTTGCTGCCACGCGAGCCTTACGAGCAGACCGGCCGTTGGACCGAGTACGGTGAGGGCCTGTTCCGCCTGAAGGATCGCAAGGACGCCGACTACCTCTTGGCGCCAACCCACGAGGAAATGTTCACCCTTCTGGTGAAGGACCTGTACAACTCCTACAAGGACCTGCCGGTCTACCTTTACCAGATTCAGAACAAGTACCGTGACGAGGCCCGTCCACGCGCAGGGCTGCTGCGCGGCCGCGAATTCATCATGAAGGATTCCTATTCCTTCAACATCGACGACGCTGGCCTGGACGAGGCCTACATGGCTCACCGCGGCGCCTACCTGAAGATCTTCGAGCGCCTTGGCCTTGAGGTTGTCCCGGTCTTTGCCCAGGCCGGTGCCATGGGTGGATCGAAGTCCGAAGAGTTCTTGCACCCGACCGCTATCGGTGAGGATACCTTCGTCCGCTCGCCAGGCGGTTATGCAGCCAACGTGGAAGCTGTCACCACGGTGGTGCCAGAAGACATCGACTACACGGATGCTCCTGCATTCGAGGTCATCGAGACGCCAAATACTCCTACCATCGACACCCTGGTTGCAGCCGCCAATGAACTGCGCCCGCGCGAGGATCGTGCTTGGGAAGCCAAGGACACCCTGAAGAACGTCGTGCTGGCCATCACCGACCCTGAAGGCAACCGCCACTTGGTCGTTCTCGGTGTGCCAGGTGACCGCCAGGTAGACGAAAAGCGCCTTGAAGCCACCATCGGTCTCGCGCTGGGCATCAACGGTGAAGTTGCCGTTGAGCAGGCCACGGCAGAAGACCTCAAGAGCCACCCAGAGATCGTCACCGGCTACCTCGGCCCAGCCCTCGGACTGGATAAGCAGCTGCTGGGCAAGGACACCGAAGGTGCGATCACCTACCTGGTAGATCCTCGCGTCGTTTCCGGCAGCACCTGGATCACCGGCGCCAACGAGCACGGCAAGCACGTGTTCGGCCTGGTGGCCGGTCGCGACTTCGCGTTTGATGGCACCATCGAAGCCGTCAACGTCCTTGAAGGCGATCCTGCTCCGGACGGATCAGGTCCTCTGCGTACCGAGCGCGGTATCGAAATGGGGCATATCTTCCAGCTCGGCCGCAAGTACGCGGAAGCCCTGGATCTGCGGGTGCTTGACCAGAACGGCAAGCTGCAGGTTGTCACCATGGGCTCCTACGGCATCGGTGTCACCCGAGCCGTCGCTGCCTTAGCTGAGGCCTACCACGATGAGAATGGCCTGGCTTGGCCTAAGCAGATTGCCCCAGCCGACGTCCACATTGTCGTCACCGGCAAGGGCGCAGAGATGCTTGAAGCCGCCGAGAAGCTGGCTGCCGAGCTCGAAGCTGCCGGGCAGGAAGTCATCCTTGACGACCGTCCGAAGCTTTCGGCTGGCGTGAAGTTCTCCGACGCTGAGCTGATCGGTATTCCAACGATCGTTGTCGTGGGACGTGGCCTGGCTGATGGAGTCGTTGAAGTGAAGGATCGAGTTACCGGTGAACGTCGTGACGTGAAGGTTGACGACGTGGTTGCCGAGCTGACCGCCTGA
- a CDS encoding MarR family winged helix-turn-helix transcriptional regulator — MSMESPQEISVGTLLFIAQRAFEEEIVAELHEQGFQFTMAQGRLAARIAQQGSRLTELAEAAGITKQSAAYLLKELKSSGLVQIQPDPKDARAQRVLLTDRGHAAQQAARVIERGIEHRWSQLIGAADFAQLKKILESLRPNLDRHQPEADSS, encoded by the coding sequence ATGTCAATGGAATCGCCCCAGGAAATTTCGGTTGGAACGCTTCTGTTCATTGCGCAACGGGCCTTCGAAGAAGAAATCGTCGCCGAGCTGCATGAACAAGGTTTTCAGTTCACTATGGCACAGGGCCGGCTAGCGGCGCGCATCGCCCAACAGGGCAGCCGGCTGACTGAGCTGGCAGAGGCTGCTGGAATCACCAAGCAAAGCGCGGCCTATCTGCTCAAGGAGCTGAAAAGCTCTGGCCTGGTGCAAATTCAGCCAGACCCCAAGGATGCACGTGCCCAACGAGTGCTGCTGACCGATCGGGGCCATGCCGCCCAGCAGGCCGCTCGCGTCATTGAACGAGGCATCGAGCACCGCTGGTCGCAGCTGATCGGTGCCGCAGACTTCGCGCAATTGAAGAAAATCCTGGAAAGCTTGCGCCCGAACCTGGATCGGCATCAGCCTGAGGCAGACTCATCGTGA
- a CDS encoding maleylpyruvate isomerase family mycothiol-dependent enzyme, translated as MNKGQIWETVIEQRLQLAGILRKLDPEQWAIPSLCVGWTVQDVAAHVISAPQLGPAAILKLMPQMLRYGYNGTTLRDGQRRGRAGVASILSQFDRFATVPRGPAVVSMRETLTDSLVHFQDIVRPLSIEQGMPLVAAVEVARRLAHTGLLLGSRPMLKSLRMVATDADYSQGSGEEISGPITELVMLRSGRAPRWELLQGPGVDVAREKWLARRPSEA; from the coding sequence ATGAACAAGGGGCAGATCTGGGAAACCGTCATTGAGCAGCGGTTGCAGCTTGCAGGGATTCTGCGCAAGCTTGATCCCGAGCAATGGGCGATACCATCCCTGTGTGTCGGGTGGACGGTGCAAGACGTCGCCGCACACGTGATCAGCGCTCCGCAGCTGGGCCCCGCCGCCATCCTGAAACTGATGCCGCAGATGCTGCGCTACGGCTACAACGGCACGACGCTGCGTGACGGGCAGCGGCGTGGACGGGCCGGGGTAGCATCCATACTCAGCCAATTCGATCGCTTTGCAACGGTGCCTCGTGGACCGGCCGTGGTGAGCATGCGCGAAACCCTGACCGATTCCTTGGTGCATTTCCAGGATATCGTTCGCCCCTTGTCCATTGAGCAGGGCATGCCATTGGTAGCCGCGGTGGAGGTCGCGCGCCGGTTGGCGCACACGGGACTCTTGCTCGGAAGCCGCCCCATGCTCAAATCCCTGCGCATGGTGGCCACTGACGCCGATTACAGCCAGGGCAGTGGCGAAGAGATCTCAGGTCCCATCACCGAACTGGTCATGTTGCGGTCCGGACGGGCACCGCGCTGGGAGCTGCTGCAAGGACCAGGCGTTGACGTGGCCCGTGAAAAGTGGCTCGCTCGGCGTCCCTCCGAAGCCTAG
- the nusA gene encoding transcription termination factor NusA, whose protein sequence is MDIDLNALRILEKDRDIPMDVLIPTIESALLLAYNKTEGAMPGARAQIERSTGHVAILVEDRDNAGVLLGEFDDTPHGFGRIAASTARQVIMQRLREAEDAQVVGEYSARVGTLISGVIQQGYSAHMVQVKIGDLEALLPPVEQSPGEKYIHGNRLRAFVVSAERGNKGPAVTLSRSHPGMVRLLFEMEVPEIADGTVVVEALAREAGHRTKIAVRATKPGVNAKGACIGEMGTRVRAVMNELNDEKIDIVDYNEDPAKFIAAALSPSKVVSVEILDEAERRARVVVPDSQLSLAIGKEGQNARLAAKLTGWRIDILAASGGKEPQL, encoded by the coding sequence GTGGATATCGATCTCAACGCTCTGCGCATTCTGGAAAAAGATCGCGACATCCCCATGGATGTTTTGATCCCGACCATCGAGTCGGCACTGCTGCTGGCTTACAACAAGACCGAAGGCGCGATGCCGGGGGCTCGTGCTCAGATTGAGCGCAGCACCGGCCACGTAGCCATCTTGGTTGAGGACCGCGACAACGCTGGCGTGCTGCTCGGCGAATTCGACGATACCCCTCACGGTTTTGGCCGCATTGCCGCCTCGACCGCACGCCAGGTCATCATGCAGCGACTGCGCGAAGCCGAAGACGCACAGGTCGTCGGCGAATACTCCGCACGTGTTGGCACCCTGATTTCCGGCGTCATCCAGCAGGGCTACTCCGCACATATGGTCCAGGTGAAGATCGGCGATCTTGAAGCGCTGCTGCCTCCTGTCGAGCAGTCCCCGGGCGAGAAGTACATCCACGGCAACCGCCTGCGCGCCTTCGTGGTTTCCGCAGAGCGCGGCAACAAGGGCCCGGCAGTGACCCTGTCGCGTTCGCACCCAGGCATGGTGCGCCTGCTGTTCGAAATGGAAGTTCCGGAAATCGCAGACGGCACCGTTGTGGTCGAAGCGCTGGCTCGCGAAGCTGGCCACCGTACCAAGATCGCCGTGCGCGCCACCAAGCCTGGGGTGAACGCCAAGGGCGCCTGCATCGGCGAAATGGGCACCCGCGTGCGCGCCGTGATGAACGAACTGAACGACGAGAAGATCGACATCGTTGACTACAACGAGGATCCAGCGAAGTTCATCGCAGCGGCCCTGTCGCCATCCAAGGTGGTCTCAGTCGAGATCCTGGATGAGGCCGAACGCCGTGCCCGCGTGGTGGTTCCTGACTCCCAGCTGTCGCTGGCTATTGGCAAGGAGGGGCAGAACGCCCGCCTGGCTGCCAAGCTGACCGGCTGGCGCATTGACATCTTGGCTGCATCCGGTGGCAAGGAGCCGCAGCTCTAA
- a CDS encoding YlxR family protein codes for MKLHQQRTCIGCRTVTGKNELLRWVLNDGAPLRVVSLDLQGSASGRGTWTHGTEKCVRQAVQRKAFARTFRSAVDDSQVVQEFTAYEDQLAVRQQSGKHDESGSEI; via the coding sequence ATGAAGCTGCATCAGCAACGAACGTGCATTGGCTGTCGAACTGTCACCGGTAAAAACGAGCTACTACGCTGGGTCCTCAATGACGGCGCACCACTGCGTGTGGTGAGCCTGGATCTGCAGGGTTCCGCCTCCGGGCGGGGAACCTGGACCCACGGAACAGAAAAGTGTGTGCGGCAAGCTGTGCAGCGCAAGGCGTTCGCGCGGACCTTCCGGTCTGCTGTGGACGATTCGCAGGTAGTGCAGGAATTTACCGCATACGAAGATCAGCTGGCAGTACGCCAGCAATCTGGCAAACATGATGAAAGCGGGTCAGAAATCTGA
- the rimP gene encoding ribosome maturation factor RimP, producing the protein MTGMPADTEQEAQRLTALLSKEVESHGLLLEEVTLRPSGKQMIVQIIVDKADGRNSVTLDELGEVTTTISNALDKDAAYASADPYELEVSSPGLSRPLTAQRHWVRALNRMVKISLSDGTKLRGRLLEVNDDDVLVAEHREPAKKGMKTKVLDPALHAFENIRKAVVDPELNFDDALLDTVDPEDLEG; encoded by the coding sequence ATGACCGGAATGCCGGCCGATACCGAACAGGAAGCGCAGCGACTGACTGCTTTGCTTTCCAAGGAAGTAGAATCCCACGGGCTTCTCTTAGAAGAAGTGACTTTGCGCCCCTCCGGGAAGCAGATGATCGTCCAGATCATCGTCGACAAAGCCGATGGCCGCAATTCGGTGACTCTTGATGAACTCGGTGAGGTTACCACCACCATCTCGAATGCCTTGGACAAGGATGCGGCTTACGCATCGGCGGACCCATATGAGCTCGAAGTGAGCTCCCCAGGTCTATCCCGCCCGCTGACCGCACAGCGCCACTGGGTGCGAGCCCTGAACCGCATGGTCAAGATCTCCCTCAGTGACGGAACCAAGCTGCGCGGACGCCTGCTTGAAGTCAATGACGATGATGTCCTGGTTGCCGAGCACCGTGAGCCGGCCAAAAAAGGCATGAAAACCAAGGTCCTCGATCCTGCCCTGCACGCTTTTGAAAATATCCGTAAAGCTGTTGTCGATCCAGAACTGAACTTCGATGACGCACTATTAGACACCGTTGATCCTGAAGATTTGGAGGGCTAA
- a CDS encoding YdeI/OmpD-associated family protein — MPEFTTTLSATGGNNVGIVVPDDIVLGFGRGKRVPVVVCIDGDYTYRSSISSMHGQFLISFNAETRAATGKGAGDEARVNLELDEEPRTVEVPEPLAVLLSAEPELLEAWNKLSYSKQRGHVDPIVAARGEDTRTRRVEKVIKVLRSQ, encoded by the coding sequence ATGCCAGAATTCACTACAACGCTCAGCGCCACTGGCGGGAACAACGTGGGCATCGTCGTTCCCGATGACATCGTGCTCGGATTCGGCCGTGGCAAACGCGTCCCGGTCGTTGTGTGCATTGACGGGGACTACACCTACCGGAGCAGCATTTCTTCCATGCACGGGCAGTTCCTGATTTCCTTCAACGCTGAAACCAGGGCGGCCACCGGCAAGGGCGCGGGCGACGAAGCCAGGGTCAACCTCGAACTGGACGAAGAGCCGCGGACCGTCGAAGTACCGGAACCGCTGGCCGTGCTGCTCTCCGCGGAGCCGGAACTTCTTGAAGCCTGGAACAAGCTGTCCTACAGCAAGCAGCGAGGCCACGTGGATCCCATCGTGGCGGCCCGCGGCGAAGACACCAGGACGCGCCGGGTCGAAAAGGTGATCAAGGTGCTGCGCAGCCAGTAG
- a CDS encoding sulfite exporter TauE/SafE family protein, with amino-acid sequence MQEILEFLSVNGESVSFWPLALLLLAALGAGWIDAVVGGGGLIQLPALLLFPGITPVQALATNKLGSIFGTTTSAITYYRRTSPDLKTAIPMALTALIGAFGGAALATVLPSEAIKPIIIAALIAVLLFTIFKPKAGELSRLRYTGHQHYLRAIMIGLVIGGYDGMVGPGTGSFLIIAMVTVLGYNFLQSSAKAKIVNLCTNLGALLLFVPTGHVLVGLGLAMGVMNMIGGYLGARMAISKGSAFIRIVFVVVVSALIIKLGSDMIFARE; translated from the coding sequence GTGCAAGAGATTCTGGAATTCCTGTCCGTCAACGGCGAGTCCGTTTCCTTCTGGCCCTTGGCCCTGCTTTTGCTGGCGGCCTTGGGTGCAGGATGGATCGACGCGGTTGTTGGAGGTGGGGGCCTGATTCAATTGCCCGCGCTGCTTCTTTTTCCCGGGATCACCCCGGTGCAAGCGCTGGCGACCAATAAGTTGGGGTCGATCTTCGGCACGACCACTAGCGCGATCACGTACTACCGGCGGACCAGCCCGGACCTGAAAACAGCGATTCCGATGGCGCTGACGGCTTTGATCGGCGCATTCGGCGGAGCCGCATTGGCGACAGTGCTTCCCTCGGAAGCAATCAAGCCGATCATCATCGCGGCGCTGATCGCGGTCCTGCTCTTTACGATTTTCAAGCCAAAAGCAGGCGAGCTCTCTCGTCTGCGATACACCGGGCACCAGCATTATTTGCGGGCCATCATGATTGGCCTGGTTATCGGCGGTTATGACGGCATGGTCGGTCCCGGCACCGGATCATTCCTGATCATCGCCATGGTGACAGTACTCGGGTACAACTTCCTGCAGTCCTCGGCGAAAGCCAAGATTGTCAATCTGTGCACGAATCTTGGTGCCTTGCTGCTGTTCGTTCCAACCGGCCATGTACTGGTCGGTCTAGGCCTGGCCATGGGCGTCATGAACATGATCGGCGGCTATCTCGGAGCGCGCATGGCGATCTCCAAGGGAAGTGCTTTTATCCGCATCGTCTTTGTCGTTGTTGTCAGCGCGCTGATCATCAAGCTTGGCTCAGACATGATATTTGCCAGAGAGTAG